From a region of the Mycolicibacterium sp. MU0050 genome:
- a CDS encoding NAD(P)/FAD-dependent oxidoreductase, whose protein sequence is MDVTVVGSGPNGLAAAVICARAGLAVRVIEAQPTVGGGARTLPDPEFPGVSHDICSAVHPLALASPFFAEFDLPARGVTLTAPEVSYANPMPGHPAAIGYRDLDRTCDELDDGASWRRLLGPLVDDYADVVGLILGDKRSLPPVAAALRFGPRLLVQGSPAWNTLAGEDARALFSGVAAHAISRMPSLVSAGAGLMLASLAHTVGWPIPTGGSQAIPDALVADLRAHGGEVVLGEEVTDPPPGVVIYDTAPTALLDIYGERMPAGYARTLRRYRYGPGVAKVDFVLSGDIGWRDERLAGAATLHLGGERAMMARAERDIAAGRHAEWPMILAALPHLADPGRIDAQGRRPLWTYAHVPAGSPIDQAETVTKVFERFAPGFRDLVVGVRSVPAAGLSAHNANLVGGDIGVGGANMFSAFTGPALRWNPWSTPIPQAYLCSSATPPGSGVHGMAGYYAARTVLRREFGLGLPTISA, encoded by the coding sequence ATGGACGTCACGGTCGTCGGAAGCGGCCCGAACGGGCTGGCGGCGGCGGTGATCTGCGCGCGGGCCGGGCTGGCGGTGCGGGTGATCGAAGCCCAGCCGACGGTCGGTGGCGGCGCCCGCACGCTGCCCGACCCGGAGTTCCCGGGGGTCTCCCACGACATCTGCTCGGCCGTGCATCCGCTGGCGCTGGCCTCCCCGTTCTTCGCCGAATTCGACCTGCCCGCCCGCGGAGTCACCCTGACCGCGCCCGAGGTCTCCTACGCCAACCCGATGCCCGGCCACCCGGCCGCGATCGGCTACCGCGACCTGGACCGCACCTGCGACGAACTCGACGACGGCGCCTCGTGGCGGCGACTGCTCGGCCCCTTGGTCGACGACTACGCCGACGTGGTCGGCCTGATCCTGGGCGACAAGCGGTCACTGCCGCCGGTGGCGGCGGCCCTGCGCTTCGGTCCCCGACTGTTGGTGCAGGGCAGCCCGGCCTGGAACACGCTGGCCGGCGAGGATGCCCGCGCTCTGTTCAGCGGCGTTGCCGCACATGCGATTTCGCGGATGCCGTCATTGGTGAGCGCGGGCGCCGGGCTGATGCTGGCCAGCCTGGCCCACACGGTCGGGTGGCCGATACCCACCGGCGGGTCGCAGGCCATACCCGACGCCCTGGTGGCGGACCTGCGCGCGCACGGCGGTGAAGTGGTGCTCGGCGAGGAGGTCACCGATCCGCCGCCGGGCGTGGTGATCTACGACACCGCCCCCACCGCGCTGCTGGACATCTACGGCGAGCGGATGCCGGCCGGCTACGCACGCACGCTGCGGCGCTACCGCTACGGCCCGGGCGTGGCGAAGGTCGACTTCGTGCTCAGCGGCGACATCGGTTGGCGTGACGAACGTCTGGCCGGCGCCGCGACGCTGCACCTCGGCGGCGAGCGGGCGATGATGGCGCGCGCCGAGCGCGACATCGCCGCGGGCCGCCACGCCGAGTGGCCGATGATCCTGGCCGCACTGCCACACCTGGCGGACCCGGGCCGCATCGATGCCCAGGGTCGCCGCCCGCTGTGGACCTACGCCCACGTGCCGGCCGGTTCGCCGATCGACCAGGCCGAGACGGTGACCAAGGTTTTCGAGCGGTTCGCGCCGGGGTTCCGGGATCTGGTGGTCGGCGTGCGCAGCGTGCCGGCCGCCGGCCTGTCGGCGCACAACGCCAACCTGGTCGGCGGCGACATCGGGGTGGGCGGGGCCAACATGTTCAGCGCGTTCACCGGTCCGGCGCTGCGCTGGAATCCGTGGTCGACGCCGATTCCCCAGGCGTACCTGTGTTCCTCGGCGACCCCGCCGGGCAGCGGCGTGCACGGAATGGCCGGCTACTACGCGGCGCGCACCGTGCTGCGCCGCGAGTTCGGCCTGGGTCTACCGACGATTTCGGCGTGA
- the ilvC gene encoding ketol-acid reductoisomerase: MFYDDDADLSIIQGRKVGVIGYGSQGHAHSLSLRDSGVQVKVGLKEGSKSREKVAEQGLEVDTPAEVAKWADVIMLLAPDTAQAQIFTGDIEPNLNDGDALFFGHGLNIHFDLIKPPANVTIGMVAPKGPGHLVRRQFVDGKGVPCLIAIDQDPKGEGQALALSYAKGIGGTRAGVIKTTFKDETETDLFGEQAVLCGGTEELVKTGFDVMVEAGYAPELAYFEVLHELKLIVDLMYEGGIARMNYSVSDTAEFGGYLSGPRVIDADTKKRMQQILADIQDGTFVKRLVANVEGGNKELEGLRKQNAEHPIEVTGKKLRDLMSWVDRPITETA, encoded by the coding sequence ATGTTCTACGACGACGACGCGGATCTGTCGATCATCCAGGGCCGGAAGGTCGGCGTCATCGGCTACGGCAGCCAGGGCCACGCCCATTCGCTGTCGCTGCGTGACTCGGGCGTGCAGGTCAAGGTCGGCCTCAAGGAAGGGTCCAAGTCCCGCGAGAAGGTTGCCGAGCAGGGGCTGGAGGTCGACACGCCGGCCGAGGTGGCCAAGTGGGCCGACGTCATCATGCTGCTGGCGCCGGACACCGCGCAGGCCCAGATCTTCACAGGCGACATCGAGCCCAACCTGAACGACGGCGACGCGCTGTTCTTCGGGCACGGCCTCAACATCCACTTCGACCTGATCAAGCCGCCGGCCAACGTCACCATCGGCATGGTGGCCCCCAAGGGCCCCGGCCACCTGGTGCGCCGGCAGTTCGTCGACGGCAAGGGTGTGCCCTGCCTGATCGCGATCGACCAGGACCCCAAGGGCGAGGGCCAGGCGCTCGCGCTGTCCTACGCCAAGGGCATCGGCGGCACCCGCGCCGGCGTCATCAAGACCACGTTCAAGGACGAGACCGAGACCGACCTGTTCGGTGAGCAGGCCGTGCTGTGCGGTGGCACCGAGGAACTGGTCAAGACCGGCTTCGACGTGATGGTGGAGGCCGGCTACGCCCCCGAGCTCGCCTACTTCGAGGTGCTCCACGAGCTGAAGCTGATCGTCGACCTGATGTACGAGGGTGGCATCGCCCGGATGAACTACTCGGTGTCCGACACCGCGGAGTTCGGCGGCTACCTGTCCGGCCCGCGCGTCATCGACGCCGACACCAAGAAGCGGATGCAGCAGATCCTGGCCGACATCCAGGACGGCACCTTCGTCAAGCGCCTGGTCGCCAACGTCGAGGGCGGCAACAAGGAACTCGAGGGCCTGCGGAAGCAGAACGCCGAGCACCCCATCGAGGTGACCGGTAAGAAGCTGCGCGACCTGATGAGCTGGGTCGACCGCCCGATCACCGAAACCGCGTAA
- the ilvN gene encoding acetolactate synthase small subunit: MGTSGVTTHTLSVLVEDKPGVLARVSALFSRRGFNIKSLAVGPTEQKNMSRMTIVVSVEDFPLEQITKQLNKLINVIKIVEQDEENSVSRELALIKVRADAGTRSQVIEAVNLFRAKVVDVSTESLTIEATGTQEKIGALLRVLEPYGIREIVQSGVVSLARGPRGIGSTK, from the coding sequence ATGGGCACATCTGGAGTCACCACGCACACGCTGTCGGTGCTCGTCGAGGACAAGCCCGGCGTGCTCGCGCGGGTGTCGGCGCTGTTCTCCCGGCGCGGCTTCAACATCAAGTCGCTGGCGGTGGGCCCCACCGAACAGAAGAACATGTCGCGGATGACGATCGTGGTGTCGGTCGAGGACTTCCCGCTCGAACAGATCACCAAGCAGCTCAACAAGTTGATCAACGTGATCAAGATCGTCGAGCAGGACGAGGAGAACTCGGTCTCGCGGGAGCTGGCGCTGATCAAGGTCCGCGCCGATGCCGGCACCCGCAGTCAGGTGATCGAGGCCGTCAACCTGTTCCGCGCCAAGGTCGTTGACGTTTCCACGGAGTCGCTCACCATCGAGGCCACCGGCACCCAGGAGAAGATCGGCGCGCTGCTGCGCGTGCTGGAGCCGTACGGTATCCGTGAGATCGTGCAGTCCGGCGTCGTTTCGCTGGCTCGCGGGCCCCGCGGTATCGGCTCGACGAAATAA
- a CDS encoding acetolactate synthase large subunit — MSAPTTRPPATVTAPKPANGTPSGSGQRVPPQQMTGAQSVVRSLEEMGVDTIFGIPGGAVLPVYDPLFDSRKLRHVLVRHEQGAGHAASGYAHATGKVGVMMATSGPGATNLVTPLADAQMDSIPVVAITGQVGRGLIGTDAFQEADISGITMPITKHNFLVRTGDDIPRVIAEAFHIASSGRPGAVLVDIPKDVLQGQCTFSWPPETDLPGYKPNTKPHNRQIREAAKLIAAARKPVLYVGGGIIRGEASAELLELAELTGIPVVTTLMARGAFPDSHPQHLGMPGMHGTVAAVAALQRSDLLIALGTRFDDRVTGQLDSFAPEAKVIHADIDPAEIGKNRHADVPIVGDAKAVIADLIAALRRDDVPGNIKMDQWWEYLAGVRSTYPLSYGPQSDGSLSPEFVIEKLGEIAGSDAIYVAGVGQHQMWAAQFISYEKPRTWLNSGGLGTMGFAVPAAMGAKMARPEAEVWAIDGDGCFQMTNQELATCAIEGAPIKVALINNGNLGMVRQWQTLFYGERYSQTDLATHSQRIPDFVKLAEALGCVGLRCERAEDVEDVINQARAINDRPVVIDFIVGADAQVWPMVAAGTGNDEIMAARDIRPLFDNEDQV, encoded by the coding sequence GTGAGCGCACCCACCACGCGACCGCCCGCAACGGTGACCGCACCCAAGCCCGCCAACGGCACTCCCTCCGGTTCGGGCCAACGGGTCCCGCCGCAGCAGATGACCGGCGCCCAGTCGGTGGTGCGCTCGCTCGAGGAGATGGGCGTCGACACCATTTTCGGCATCCCGGGCGGTGCGGTGCTGCCGGTCTACGACCCACTGTTCGATTCCCGGAAGCTGCGCCACGTGTTGGTGCGCCACGAGCAGGGCGCCGGCCACGCGGCCAGCGGCTACGCGCACGCCACCGGCAAGGTCGGCGTCATGATGGCCACCTCCGGGCCCGGGGCGACCAACCTGGTCACGCCGCTGGCCGACGCGCAGATGGACTCCATCCCGGTGGTGGCCATCACCGGTCAGGTGGGCCGCGGGCTGATCGGCACCGACGCCTTCCAAGAGGCCGACATCTCCGGCATCACGATGCCCATCACCAAGCACAACTTCCTGGTGCGCACCGGTGACGACATCCCGCGGGTGATCGCCGAGGCGTTCCACATCGCCTCCTCGGGCCGCCCCGGCGCGGTCCTGGTCGACATCCCCAAGGACGTGCTGCAGGGCCAGTGCACCTTCAGCTGGCCGCCGGAGACCGACCTGCCCGGCTACAAGCCGAACACCAAGCCGCACAACCGCCAGATCCGGGAGGCGGCCAAGCTGATCGCCGCGGCCCGCAAGCCGGTGCTGTACGTCGGCGGCGGCATCATCCGCGGCGAGGCCAGCGCCGAGTTGCTGGAGCTGGCGGAGCTGACCGGGATCCCGGTGGTGACCACGTTGATGGCCCGCGGAGCGTTCCCGGACAGCCATCCGCAGCACCTCGGGATGCCCGGGATGCACGGCACGGTCGCTGCCGTGGCCGCCCTGCAGCGCAGCGACCTGCTGATCGCGCTCGGCACCCGGTTCGACGACCGGGTCACCGGGCAGCTGGACTCGTTTGCGCCCGAGGCCAAGGTGATTCACGCCGACATCGACCCGGCCGAGATCGGCAAGAACCGGCACGCCGACGTCCCGATCGTGGGCGACGCCAAGGCCGTCATCGCCGACCTGATCGCGGCGCTGCGCCGCGACGACGTGCCCGGCAACATCAAGATGGATCAGTGGTGGGAGTACCTGGCCGGCGTCCGGTCCACCTACCCGCTGAGCTACGGACCGCAGAGCGACGGCAGCCTGAGCCCGGAGTTCGTCATCGAGAAGCTCGGCGAGATCGCGGGTTCGGATGCGATCTATGTCGCCGGTGTCGGCCAGCACCAGATGTGGGCCGCGCAGTTCATCTCCTACGAAAAGCCGCGCACCTGGCTGAATTCCGGTGGTCTGGGCACCATGGGCTTCGCGGTGCCGGCGGCCATGGGCGCCAAGATGGCGCGCCCGGAGGCCGAGGTGTGGGCCATCGACGGCGACGGCTGCTTCCAGATGACCAACCAGGAGCTGGCCACCTGCGCCATCGAGGGTGCGCCCATCAAGGTCGCGCTGATCAACAACGGCAACCTGGGCATGGTGCGGCAGTGGCAGACGCTGTTCTACGGGGAGCGGTACAGCCAGACCGACCTGGCCACGCACAGCCAGCGCATCCCGGACTTCGTCAAGCTGGCCGAGGCGCTCGGCTGCGTCGGATTGCGTTGTGAGCGTGCCGAAGACGTCGAGGACGTCATCAACCAGGCCCGCGCCATCAACGACCGGCCCGTGGTCATCGACTTCATCGTCGGCGCCGACGCGCAGGTGTGGCCGATGGTGGCCGCCGGCACCGGCAACGACGAGATCATGGCCGCACGCGACATCCGTCCGCTGTTCGACAACGAGGATCAGGTCTGA
- a CDS encoding PH domain-containing protein yields the protein MATPDAPVVIRMSPMAHVAVAFVAFAMLLPVLALPWLTPMLIIPVLASVAIVRLRTVAKRDTVTARSLLKSTTVGWDEIKGLKFVKGSWARAELRNGRELSLPAVSFSTLPLLAAASGGRVPNPYQ from the coding sequence ATGGCTACACCCGATGCTCCCGTGGTGATCCGGATGTCGCCGATGGCCCACGTGGCCGTCGCGTTCGTGGCGTTCGCCATGCTGCTGCCCGTTCTCGCGCTGCCGTGGCTTACGCCGATGCTGATCATTCCGGTGCTCGCATCGGTGGCCATCGTGCGCCTGCGCACGGTGGCAAAGCGGGACACCGTGACCGCGCGTTCGCTGCTGAAGAGCACCACGGTGGGCTGGGACGAGATCAAGGGCCTGAAGTTCGTCAAGGGGTCCTGGGCGCGCGCGGAGCTGCGCAACGGCCGGGAGCTCTCCCTTCCGGCGGTGTCGTTCTCCACGTTGCCGCTGCTCGCCGCGGCCAGCGGCGGACGGGTGCCCAACCCGTACCAGTGA
- a CDS encoding DoxX family protein: MTSPSHDPSWQRPDDSASGAGSSRPSSASLVDPEDDMPSDGYGGDFETTAIPPYGSTPSSTGYSLLNDPEPLPYVAPHDGRPPAVGPAAIEPDDYEAVRRAGRRGTQDLGLLLLRAGFGALLIVHGLQKAFGWWGGSGLGSFGDGLADLGYRHAELLTYIAAGTEIVAGLLLVLGLFTPLAAAAALAYLINGLLAGVMTQQDPGRFEFFLPEGHEFELTLIVVAAAIILIGPGRYGFDAGRGWARRPFIGSFVALLLGVGGGIAVWVLLNGANPLG, translated from the coding sequence GTGACGAGCCCATCGCATGACCCAAGCTGGCAGCGGCCGGACGATTCGGCGTCCGGGGCCGGTTCCTCGCGGCCCAGCTCGGCCAGCCTGGTCGACCCCGAGGATGACATGCCGTCGGATGGCTATGGCGGCGATTTCGAGACCACCGCCATACCACCGTACGGATCGACGCCGTCCTCGACGGGCTACAGCCTCCTCAACGATCCGGAGCCGTTGCCCTACGTGGCGCCGCACGACGGCCGCCCGCCGGCGGTGGGGCCCGCGGCCATCGAACCCGACGACTACGAGGCGGTCCGCCGCGCCGGCCGCCGCGGCACCCAGGACCTGGGGCTGCTACTGCTGCGCGCGGGCTTCGGCGCGCTGCTGATCGTGCACGGGCTGCAGAAGGCGTTCGGCTGGTGGGGCGGATCCGGACTGGGCAGCTTCGGCGACGGGCTGGCCGACCTGGGCTATCGGCACGCCGAACTGCTGACCTACATCGCCGCCGGCACCGAGATCGTGGCCGGGCTGCTGCTGGTGCTCGGGCTGTTCACCCCGCTGGCCGCCGCGGCCGCGCTGGCCTACCTGATCAACGGGCTGCTGGCGGGCGTCATGACCCAGCAGGACCCCGGGCGCTTCGAGTTCTTCCTGCCCGAGGGCCACGAGTTCGAGTTGACGCTCATCGTGGTCGCCGCCGCGATCATCCTGATCGGGCCCGGCCGGTACGGGTTCGACGCGGGTCGCGGGTGGGCCCGTCGGCCGTTCATCGGTTCGTTCGTGGCGTTGCTGCTCGGCGTCGGCGGCGGCATCGCGGTGTGGGTGCTGCTCAACGGAGCCAATCCGCTGGGCTGA
- a CDS encoding PQQ-dependent sugar dehydrogenase, which produces MQIRRRVPRALTATCAVLFLFAAAGTGCARFDDAMSQPFTTEPELKPPTTSTPPPPPPLPGKPFPKECPATGVMQGCLGSTSGLIMGPTGKTALVAERTTGAIKEVAIAAEPKVVATIPVDGSGDGGLLDIIKSPTYGQDGLMYAYISTPTDNRVVRIAAGDVPKDLLTGIPKGANNNAGSLIFTSPTTLLVQTGDAGDPGLAADPNSLAGKLLRIEQPTTIDQAPLTTALSGLGGAGGMCTDPADGSLYVTDRTPTADRLQRITKDSKTSTVWTWPDRPGVAGCAALDGTVLVNLVDTKQTVAVRLAPETGAVTGDPEVVRDGQHGHAWAVRLSPDGNVWGATVNRTAGDPDKLDDVVFPLFPEGGFPRNEADIT; this is translated from the coding sequence ATGCAGATCCGCCGTCGGGTGCCGCGCGCGCTGACCGCAACGTGTGCGGTGCTGTTCCTGTTCGCCGCGGCGGGCACCGGGTGCGCACGCTTCGACGACGCCATGTCGCAGCCGTTCACCACCGAGCCCGAACTCAAGCCGCCGACCACGTCGACCCCGCCTCCCCCGCCACCGCTGCCGGGCAAGCCGTTCCCGAAGGAGTGCCCCGCGACCGGCGTCATGCAGGGCTGCCTGGGCAGCACCAGCGGACTGATCATGGGCCCGACCGGCAAGACCGCCCTGGTGGCCGAGCGCACCACCGGCGCGATCAAAGAAGTCGCGATCGCCGCCGAGCCCAAGGTGGTGGCCACCATCCCCGTCGACGGCTCCGGCGACGGCGGCCTGCTGGACATCATCAAGTCGCCGACCTACGGGCAGGACGGGCTGATGTACGCCTACATCAGCACCCCGACCGACAACCGGGTGGTGCGGATCGCCGCCGGCGACGTCCCCAAGGATCTGCTCACCGGAATTCCCAAGGGCGCCAACAACAATGCCGGGTCACTGATCTTCACCAGCCCCACCACGCTGCTGGTGCAGACCGGCGACGCCGGGGACCCCGGGCTGGCCGCCGACCCGAATTCGCTGGCGGGCAAGCTGCTGCGGATCGAGCAGCCGACCACCATCGATCAGGCGCCGTTGACCACCGCCCTGTCCGGTCTGGGCGGCGCGGGCGGCATGTGCACCGACCCGGCCGACGGCTCGCTGTATGTCACCGACCGCACCCCCACCGCCGACCGCCTGCAGCGGATCACCAAGGATTCCAAGACCTCCACGGTGTGGACCTGGCCGGACCGCCCCGGTGTCGCCGGGTGCGCGGCACTGGACGGCACAGTGCTGGTGAACCTGGTCGACACCAAGCAGACCGTCGCCGTGCGGCTGGCCCCCGAAACCGGGGCCGTCACCGGGGATCCCGAGGTGGTCCGCGACGGCCAGCACGGTCACGCGTGGGCCGTCCGGCTCTCACCGGACGGCAACGTGTGGGGCGCGACGGTCAACCGGACCGCCGGGGATCCCGACAAGCTCGACGACGTGGTGTTCCCGCTGTTCCCCGAGGGCGGCTTCCCCCGCAACGAGGCGGACATCACCTAG
- the gatB gene encoding Asp-tRNA(Asn)/Glu-tRNA(Gln) amidotransferase subunit GatB — protein MTAARTQTAEAELLDYDDVIARYDPVMGMEVHVELSTATKMFCGCANRFGAEPNTLVCPVCLGLPGALPVLNESAVESAIRIGLALNCQIAPWGRFARKNYFYPDQPKNYQISQYDEPIAIDGYLDVPLDDGSTWRIEIERAHMEEDTGKLTHLGSDTGRIAGATTSLADFNRAGVPLIEIVTKPIEGTGERAPEIARAYVTALRDLLRSLGVSDVRMDQGSMRCDSNVSLKPKGAKEFGTRTETKNVNSLKSVEVAVRYEMRRQAAVLEAGGTVTQETRHFHEDGYTSPGRTKETAEDYRYFPEPDLEPVAPSPELIERLRGTIGELPWLARKRIQEDWGISDEVMRDLVNAGAVELVTATVAAGAPSEAARAWWGNFLVQKANEAGVELDALPITPAQVAAVVKLVDDGKLSNKLARQVIEGVLAGEGEPEAVMTARGLALVRDDGLIQAAVDEALAANPDVVEKIRGGKVQAAGAIVGAVMKATKGQADAARVRELVMAAVEKG, from the coding sequence ATGACAGCTGCGCGTACCCAGACGGCCGAAGCCGAGTTGCTCGACTACGACGACGTGATCGCGCGGTACGACCCCGTGATGGGCATGGAGGTGCACGTCGAACTGTCGACGGCCACCAAGATGTTCTGCGGCTGCGCCAACCGGTTCGGCGCCGAACCCAACACCCTGGTGTGCCCGGTGTGCCTGGGACTGCCCGGCGCGCTGCCCGTGCTCAACGAGTCCGCCGTCGAGTCGGCGATCCGCATCGGACTGGCGCTGAACTGCCAGATCGCGCCGTGGGGTCGGTTTGCGCGGAAGAACTACTTCTACCCGGATCAGCCCAAGAACTACCAGATCTCCCAGTACGACGAGCCGATTGCGATCGACGGCTACCTCGACGTGCCCCTCGACGACGGCAGCACCTGGCGGATCGAGATCGAGCGGGCGCACATGGAGGAGGACACCGGCAAGCTGACCCACCTCGGCAGCGACACCGGCCGGATCGCGGGCGCCACCACCTCGCTGGCGGACTTCAACCGGGCCGGCGTGCCGCTGATCGAGATCGTCACCAAGCCGATCGAGGGCACCGGTGAGCGCGCACCCGAGATCGCCCGCGCCTACGTGACGGCGCTGCGCGATCTGCTGCGCTCGCTCGGCGTGTCCGATGTCCGCATGGACCAGGGGTCGATGCGCTGTGACTCCAACGTCTCGCTGAAGCCCAAGGGCGCCAAGGAATTCGGCACCCGCACCGAGACCAAGAACGTCAACTCGCTCAAGAGCGTCGAGGTCGCGGTGCGCTACGAGATGCGCCGTCAGGCCGCCGTGCTCGAGGCCGGCGGGACCGTCACCCAGGAAACCCGGCACTTCCACGAGGACGGCTACACCAGCCCCGGTCGCACCAAGGAGACCGCCGAGGACTACCGCTATTTCCCGGAGCCGGACCTCGAGCCCGTCGCGCCCAGCCCGGAGCTCATCGAACGCTTGCGCGGCACCATCGGTGAGCTGCCCTGGTTGGCGCGCAAGCGAATCCAGGAGGACTGGGGAATCTCCGACGAGGTGATGCGTGACCTGGTCAACGCCGGCGCCGTCGAGCTGGTCACGGCGACCGTGGCCGCCGGCGCCCCCAGCGAGGCCGCCCGCGCCTGGTGGGGCAACTTCCTGGTGCAGAAGGCCAACGAGGCCGGGGTGGAACTCGACGCCCTGCCCATCACACCCGCGCAGGTGGCGGCCGTGGTCAAGCTGGTCGACGACGGCAAGCTGTCCAACAAGCTGGCCCGCCAGGTGATCGAGGGGGTACTGGCCGGCGAGGGCGAACCCGAGGCGGTGATGACGGCCCGCGGTCTGGCGCTGGTCCGCGACGACGGGCTGATCCAGGCCGCCGTCGACGAGGCGCTGGCCGCCAACCCCGACGTCGTCGAGAAGATCCGGGGCGGCAAGGTGCAAGCGGCGGGCGCCATCGTCGGCGCGGTGATGAAGGCCACCAAGGGCCAGGCCGACGCCGCGCGGGTGCGCGAACTGGTGATGGCCGCGGTCGAAAAGGGCTGA
- a CDS encoding ATP-dependent 6-phosphofructokinase, protein MRIGVLTGGGDCPGLNAVIRAVVRTCDARYGSTVVGFEDGWRGLLENRRVQLVNDDRNDRLLAKGGTMLGTARVNPEKLRAGLDQIKQTLDDNGIDVLIPIGGEGTLTAANWLSEEGVPVVGVPKTIDNDIDCTDVTFGHDTALMIATEAIDRLHSTAESHQRVMLVEVMGRHAGWIALNSGLASGAHMILIPEQPFDVEEVCRLIKARFVRGDSHFICVVAEGAKPAEGTMQLRQGGLDEFGHERFTGVAQQLGLEVEKRIKKDVRVTVLGHVQRGGKPTAYDRVLATRFGVNAADAAHAGEYGMMVSLRGEDIGRVPLAEATAQLKLVPQSRYDDAAAFFG, encoded by the coding sequence ATGCGGATTGGAGTGCTCACCGGAGGCGGCGACTGTCCAGGTTTGAATGCGGTCATCCGGGCGGTGGTGCGGACCTGCGACGCGCGCTACGGCTCGACGGTGGTCGGTTTCGAGGACGGCTGGCGCGGGCTGTTGGAGAACCGCCGCGTGCAGCTGGTCAACGACGACCGCAACGACCGGCTGCTGGCCAAGGGCGGCACCATGCTGGGCACCGCGCGGGTCAACCCCGAGAAGCTGCGCGCCGGGCTCGACCAGATCAAGCAGACCCTCGACGACAACGGGATCGACGTGCTCATCCCGATCGGCGGCGAGGGCACGCTGACCGCGGCCAACTGGCTGTCCGAGGAGGGCGTGCCGGTGGTCGGAGTGCCCAAGACCATCGACAACGACATCGACTGCACCGACGTGACATTCGGGCATGACACGGCGCTGATGATCGCGACCGAGGCGATCGACCGGCTGCACAGCACGGCCGAGTCGCACCAGCGGGTGATGCTGGTGGAGGTGATGGGCCGGCACGCCGGCTGGATCGCACTGAACTCCGGGCTGGCCTCCGGTGCGCACATGATCCTGATCCCCGAGCAGCCCTTCGACGTCGAAGAGGTGTGCCGGCTGATCAAGGCGCGCTTCGTGCGCGGTGACTCCCACTTCATCTGCGTCGTCGCCGAGGGCGCCAAACCCGCCGAGGGCACCATGCAGCTGCGCCAGGGCGGCCTCGACGAGTTCGGCCACGAGCGGTTCACCGGCGTCGCCCAGCAGCTGGGCCTCGAGGTGGAGAAGCGGATCAAGAAGGACGTGCGGGTCACGGTCCTCGGGCATGTGCAGCGCGGTGGCAAGCCCACCGCCTACGACCGGGTGCTGGCCACCCGGTTCGGGGTCAACGCCGCCGACGCCGCGCACGCCGGCGAGTACGGGATGATGGTGTCGCTGCGCGGCGAGGACATCGGCCGGGTCCCGTTGGCCGAGGCCACCGCGCAGTTGAAGCTGGTGCCGCAGAGCCGCTACGACGACGCGGCCGCTTTCTTCGGCTGA